The following coding sequences lie in one Alloacidobacterium dinghuense genomic window:
- the fusA gene encoding elongation factor G: protein MARQVPLNRCRNIGIMAHIDAGKTTTTERILFYTGITHRIGEVHEGTATMDYMEQEQERGITITSAATTCTWNNIRINIIDTPGHVDFTAEVERSLRVLDGAVALFDSVSGVQPQTETVWRQGDKYKVPRICFVNKMDKAGADFEHVIETIRKRLGARPVAIQIPIGAEANFKGVVDLIEMRAIVWHDETMGAKYSVEPVPADLVKKAEAFRMQLIETVAENDDDMLHKFLEGETPTPEELKKALRNATIGMKVFPVMCGSAFKNKGVQTLLDAVVDYLPSPLDVPAVEGIDPADHSVILVREAKDDAPFSALAFKLINDPFGKLSFIRLYSGSLKTGDTVLNPRTGKTERVGRLVKMHANKREDITEIYAGDICACVGLKELKTGDTLCTPQHPIALSAITFPAPVIHVAVEPKTKADQEKMGLALARLADEDPTFKVHTDEDSGQTIISGMGELHLEILVDRMKREHKVEANVGEPKVAFRETIRKPAEAEGKYIRQTGGSGNYGHVKIRLEPNEPGKGFEFIDAIRGGVVPKEYIKPTEQGIREALHNGVLAGYEMVDFKATLFDGSYHDVDSNEMAFKIAGSMAFKEAAKKASPVLLEPVMAVEVTVPEEHMGTIIGDINSRRGRIEGMEHTGGSQVIKAMVPLKEMFGYVNDIRSSTQGRASYSMQFARYEEAPRMISEEIIGRNQGK, encoded by the coding sequence GTGGCTCGCCAAGTACCGTTAAATCGTTGCCGGAACATCGGAATCATGGCGCATATCGACGCCGGGAAGACGACTACGACTGAGCGCATTCTGTTCTACACAGGCATTACGCACCGCATCGGCGAAGTGCATGAAGGCACGGCGACGATGGACTACATGGAGCAGGAGCAGGAGCGTGGTATTACGATCACGTCCGCTGCGACGACCTGCACCTGGAACAACATCCGTATCAACATCATCGATACGCCGGGTCACGTTGACTTCACCGCTGAAGTCGAGCGTTCGCTGCGCGTGCTTGATGGTGCGGTTGCGTTGTTTGACTCTGTATCGGGTGTGCAGCCGCAGACGGAAACCGTCTGGCGGCAGGGTGACAAGTACAAGGTTCCGCGCATTTGCTTTGTCAACAAGATGGACAAGGCCGGTGCCGATTTCGAGCATGTGATTGAGACCATTCGCAAGCGCCTTGGCGCTCGTCCGGTTGCGATCCAGATCCCGATTGGTGCGGAAGCGAATTTCAAAGGTGTTGTCGATCTCATCGAGATGCGCGCTATTGTGTGGCACGACGAAACGATGGGCGCGAAGTATTCAGTCGAGCCGGTTCCGGCTGATCTGGTGAAGAAGGCGGAAGCCTTCCGCATGCAGCTGATCGAGACGGTCGCCGAGAACGACGACGACATGCTGCACAAATTCCTGGAAGGCGAGACGCCGACTCCGGAAGAGCTGAAGAAGGCGCTTCGTAATGCCACGATTGGCATGAAGGTCTTCCCGGTGATGTGCGGTTCGGCCTTCAAGAACAAGGGCGTGCAGACGCTGCTCGACGCGGTGGTGGATTATCTGCCGAGCCCGCTCGATGTGCCTGCGGTTGAGGGTATCGATCCTGCCGATCATTCGGTGATTCTTGTCCGTGAAGCTAAGGATGATGCACCTTTCTCCGCGCTGGCATTCAAGCTGATCAACGACCCGTTCGGCAAGCTGAGCTTTATCCGCCTCTACTCGGGTTCGTTGAAGACGGGCGACACGGTTTTGAATCCGCGCACGGGCAAGACCGAGCGTGTGGGGCGACTGGTGAAGATGCACGCGAACAAGCGTGAAGATATTACCGAGATCTATGCCGGCGACATTTGCGCTTGCGTGGGCCTGAAGGAACTCAAGACGGGCGATACGCTGTGCACGCCGCAGCATCCCATTGCGCTGAGTGCTATCACTTTTCCCGCCCCTGTTATCCACGTCGCGGTCGAACCGAAGACAAAAGCTGACCAGGAGAAGATGGGGCTTGCGCTGGCGCGGCTGGCGGATGAGGATCCGACGTTCAAAGTTCACACGGACGAAGATTCCGGTCAGACGATCATCAGCGGCATGGGCGAGTTGCACCTCGAAATTCTTGTCGACCGTATGAAGCGTGAGCACAAGGTTGAGGCGAACGTGGGCGAGCCGAAGGTTGCGTTCCGCGAGACGATCCGCAAGCCTGCCGAGGCGGAAGGCAAGTACATTCGCCAGACCGGCGGTTCGGGTAACTACGGGCACGTCAAGATTCGCCTGGAGCCGAACGAGCCGGGCAAGGGCTTTGAGTTCATCGACGCGATCCGTGGCGGTGTTGTTCCCAAGGAATACATCAAGCCGACCGAGCAGGGTATCCGCGAGGCGCTGCACAATGGCGTACTGGCTGGCTACGAGATGGTCGACTTCAAGGCGACGCTCTTCGACGGCAGCTATCACGATGTCGATTCGAACGAAATGGCCTTCAAGATTGCCGGTTCGATGGCCTTCAAGGAAGCCGCGAAGAAGGCGAGTCCTGTGCTGCTTGAGCCGGTGATGGCGGTTGAAGTCACGGTTCCGGAAGAGCACATGGGGACGATCATCGGCGACATCAACTCGCGCCGCGGACGCATCGAGGGCATGGAGCACACGGGCGGTTCGCAGGTGATCAAGGCGATGGTTCCGTTGAAGGAGATGTTCGGATACGTGAACGATATCCGCTCATCGACGCAGGGACGCGCTTCGTACTCGATGCAGTTTGCCCGCTATGAAGAAGCGCCGCGCATGATTTCCGAAGAGATCATCGGACGCAATCAGGGAAAGTAA
- the rpsG gene encoding 30S ribosomal protein S7: MPRKGHIAKREVAADPVYNSTLVTKFVNSMMWGGKKSTAQGIFYTAMTNLEQKGGDEALKLFKKAVENCKPLLEVKTRRVGGANYQVPIEVNPERRTSLAIRWLVTYGRARGEKGMIDKLTNELLDAANGRGAAMKKKEDVHRMAEANKAFAHYRW; the protein is encoded by the coding sequence ATGCCGAGAAAAGGTCACATTGCGAAGCGGGAAGTTGCAGCCGATCCGGTCTACAACTCAACGCTGGTCACGAAGTTCGTTAACTCGATGATGTGGGGCGGCAAGAAGTCGACCGCGCAGGGCATCTTCTACACCGCCATGACGAACCTGGAGCAAAAGGGCGGCGACGAAGCGCTGAAGCTCTTCAAGAAGGCAGTCGAGAATTGCAAGCCGCTGCTCGAAGTGAAGACCCGCCGCGTCGGCGGCGCCAACTATCAGGTGCCGATCGAAGTGAACCCGGAGCGTCGCACCTCGCTGGCGATTCGCTGGCTGGTGACCTATGGCCGTGCGCGTGGCGAAAAGGGCATGATCGACAAGCTGACCAATGAACTGCTCGATGCAGCCAATGGCCGCGGCGCTGCGATGAAGAAGAAGGAAGACGTTCACCGCATGGCCGAAGCCAACAAGGCCTTCGCGCACTACCGCTGGTAG
- the rpsL gene encoding 30S ribosomal protein S12, which produces MPTFSQLVRKGRTAPNYKTASPALQGSPQRRGVCTRVYTQTPKKPNSALRKVARVRLTNGIEVTSYIPGEGHNLQEHSIVLIRGGRVKDLPGVRYHIVRGTLDSVGVVKRTQSRSKYGAKRAKGGAAPGKK; this is translated from the coding sequence TTGCCTACATTCAGTCAGCTCGTGAGAAAAGGGCGCACGGCGCCGAATTATAAGACGGCATCGCCTGCATTGCAGGGATCGCCGCAGCGCCGCGGAGTCTGCACCCGTGTTTACACGCAGACGCCGAAGAAGCCGAACTCGGCGCTCCGCAAGGTAGCCCGTGTCCGCCTGACCAATGGCATTGAAGTCACGTCGTACATTCCGGGCGAAGGCCACAACCTGCAGGAGCACTCGATTGTGCTCATCCGCGGCGGCCGTGTGAAGGATCTGCCGGGTGTGCGTTACCACATTGTGCGCGGCACGCTCGACTCGGTCGGCGTGGTGAAGCGTACGCAAAGCCGCTCGAAGTACGGTGCGAAGCGCGCCAAGGGCGGAGCTGCTCCGGGCAAAAAGTAG